The Streptomyces avermitilis MA-4680 = NBRC 14893 genome contains a region encoding:
- a CDS encoding non-ribosomal peptide synthetase, giving the protein MNAELLSERFAEQAFRTPHAAAVVDGARTVTYEELDRASLRMARHLRDLGAGPETLVGVSLPRGVDLIVALLAVWRAGAGYVPLDPAQPPARLSDLAREAGARLVVAGPALAGPVRDAGARRVGPEEIPDRSSDPAGPLPAADPANAAYAVFTSGSTGRPKAVVVTHAGIANRIGWTVQRHALGAADRVLQKTTIGFDAAGWEIFAPLVGGGTVVLAPAGAERDPAALLRAVADHGVTVLQVVPSVLRLLVEEGDWSGCGSLRLLFSAGEALHAELVARLRERTGQDLEVWNTYGPTECSIDITAQLVDPALTAGPVPIGRPLPGMRVLVLGPNGVPVPVGVPGELYAGGVGVARGYAGRPDLTADRFVPDPYATEPGARLYRTGDQVRWRSDRTLEYLGRLDHQVKVNGVRIEPAEVEAALAAHPAVTGAVVTPYEADGGGKRLAAYLTVSGEADPAGLRGFLAERLPDSHVPSFLHTLDAFPLTANGKVDRAALPSPAEIAAAGQPTYTAPRDAAEELVAGVWADLLGLDRVGALDDFFALGGTSLQLTRLAARLRAASGEKVSLRGLFAATTVQAQAQLIGTPTGAADGGTSGAVTGGTTDAGHEGTGGTGGAVHGGTGADVDDGPQIRPVPRTGDLPLSSGQRRLWFLDRMHPGSPEWVAPLFLRLPGSLDAGTVGRALDALAARHEPLRTRYVDQGGEPRQIIDAPGAGTVELRVEDTARDGVAALFGAQFERGFDLAAGPLWRALLARVAGEDHVLLLTMHHITCDGWSTVILERELRELCAADRAGRAPDLPELPLQYADYGSWQGARLTDAVVEGELTHWRAALDGIAPLDLPADHPRPAVRDPRGAVVPFRVAPELAVKLAELGRAHGATPFMTLLTAYATLVARHTGQWDVPVGTPVAGRTRPETENMVGFFLNSLVVRCGLTADLGFTEALRRVRDAARAALVHQELPFERLVEELQPERDLSRTPLYQVAFDLHSEGVTSVVTHDSDLAAFAEAWQVAKTDLSLFMRQTPDGSLDGVLEYATSLFERGTAERMTGHFLTLLEQVAEQPETPLGALELLSADERHRLLVEWNDTAEDTDDRTVFERFEEQARSAPERTALTFGTETVTYGELDAAANRLAQHLRTRCVGAESRVAVLLDRGPELVTALLAVWKAGGAYVPVDPSYPAERIAAMCDTAGVRTAVTTSAYAARFTSSGTRLLLLDTDADDIAGRPAAAPARTRDPRRLAYTIFTSGSTGTPKGVEVTHQGLANHVAWAARELAGQDYGGGALFSSAAFDLVVPNLWAPLVTGQRLFLLPQDTDMSELGKRLAEAQPFSFVKLTPGHLDILALQLTPAQAGALAPVLVVAGEAFTRATLERWRALAPDTRLINEYGPTEASVGTTVYEIPEHADADVLPIGRPLPNMRVYVLDPALQPVPVGVAGELYVGGTGVARGYANRPDLTADRFLPDPYGTGPGARMYRTGDLVRHLPDGNVAFLGRVDDQVKIRGYRVELGEIQAVLTAHPAVRDAVVTVHRPENGEPTLAAHVVPADAAAPLPDLAAHCAARLPEYMIPATFTALDTIPVNANGKVDRSALPAPGRTADDESHVAPSGPVEERVAEIWTELLGVQAGAHDNFFHIGGNSILAIRLISHLQQEFEIDFAVRTVFEGPTVARIAATVEERVTAQIAALSDADLLDDAARTDTTHLTNNPALKEHQA; this is encoded by the coding sequence GTGAACGCCGAACTGCTTTCGGAACGCTTCGCCGAGCAGGCGTTCCGTACGCCGCACGCGGCCGCCGTCGTCGACGGAGCCCGGACGGTGACGTACGAGGAGCTGGACCGTGCGTCCCTGCGCATGGCCCGCCACCTGCGGGACCTGGGTGCGGGGCCCGAGACGCTCGTCGGGGTGAGCCTGCCGCGCGGCGTCGATCTGATCGTCGCGCTGCTGGCCGTCTGGCGGGCCGGCGCGGGCTATGTCCCGCTCGACCCGGCCCAGCCGCCCGCCCGCCTGTCGGACCTGGCCCGGGAGGCCGGGGCGCGCCTGGTGGTCGCCGGACCGGCCCTGGCGGGCCCCGTGCGCGACGCCGGTGCCCGGCGCGTCGGACCCGAGGAGATCCCGGACCGGTCCTCGGACCCCGCCGGCCCGCTCCCCGCCGCCGACCCCGCCAACGCGGCGTACGCCGTCTTCACCTCCGGTTCGACCGGCCGGCCCAAGGCCGTCGTGGTCACCCACGCGGGCATCGCGAACCGGATCGGCTGGACCGTGCAGCGGCATGCGCTCGGGGCGGCCGACCGGGTTCTGCAGAAGACCACCATCGGGTTCGACGCGGCCGGCTGGGAGATCTTCGCGCCGCTGGTCGGCGGCGGCACCGTGGTGCTCGCCCCGGCGGGCGCCGAGCGCGACCCGGCCGCGCTGCTGCGCGCGGTGGCCGACCACGGCGTCACCGTGCTCCAGGTCGTGCCGTCGGTGCTGCGGCTGCTCGTGGAGGAGGGTGACTGGAGCGGCTGCGGCTCGCTGCGGCTGCTGTTCTCGGCGGGCGAGGCCCTGCACGCCGAGCTGGTCGCGCGGCTGCGTGAGCGGACGGGCCAGGACCTGGAGGTCTGGAACACCTACGGTCCCACCGAGTGCTCCATCGACATCACCGCGCAGCTCGTCGACCCCGCGCTCACCGCGGGTCCGGTGCCCATCGGCCGCCCGCTGCCCGGCATGCGCGTCCTCGTCCTCGGACCGAACGGTGTCCCCGTGCCCGTCGGTGTTCCCGGCGAGCTGTACGCGGGCGGCGTCGGAGTGGCCCGCGGCTATGCCGGGCGCCCCGATCTGACCGCCGACCGTTTCGTGCCCGACCCCTACGCCACCGAGCCCGGCGCCCGCCTCTACCGCACCGGTGACCAGGTGCGCTGGCGCTCCGACCGCACCCTCGAGTACCTGGGCCGGCTCGACCACCAGGTGAAGGTCAACGGCGTCCGGATCGAGCCCGCCGAGGTCGAGGCCGCGCTCGCCGCGCACCCGGCGGTCACCGGCGCGGTCGTCACGCCGTACGAGGCCGACGGCGGCGGCAAGCGGCTCGCCGCGTACCTCACCGTCAGCGGCGAGGCGGACCCGGCCGGGCTGCGCGGTTTCCTGGCCGAGCGGCTGCCGGACAGCCATGTCCCCTCATTCCTCCACACCCTCGACGCGTTCCCGCTGACGGCCAACGGCAAGGTCGACCGGGCCGCGCTGCCCTCCCCGGCCGAGATCGCCGCCGCCGGGCAGCCCACGTACACGGCCCCGCGCGACGCGGCGGAGGAACTCGTCGCGGGGGTCTGGGCCGACCTCCTCGGTCTCGACCGGGTCGGCGCGCTCGACGACTTCTTCGCGCTGGGCGGCACGTCGCTCCAGCTGACCCGGCTCGCGGCCCGGCTGCGCGCCGCGTCGGGCGAGAAGGTCTCCCTGCGCGGCCTGTTCGCCGCGACGACGGTCCAGGCCCAGGCCCAGCTGATCGGCACACCCACGGGGGCGGCCGACGGCGGGACGAGCGGTGCCGTGACCGGCGGCACGACAGATGCCGGGCACGAGGGCACGGGCGGCACGGGCGGAGCCGTCCACGGCGGCACGGGCGCCGACGTGGACGACGGGCCCCAGATCCGCCCCGTCCCGCGCACCGGCGACCTCCCCCTCTCCTCCGGTCAGCGCCGCCTCTGGTTCCTGGACCGGATGCACCCCGGCAGCCCCGAGTGGGTCGCCCCGCTCTTCCTGCGGCTGCCGGGTTCCCTGGACGCCGGGACCGTGGGCCGGGCCCTGGACGCGCTCGCCGCCCGGCACGAGCCGCTGCGCACCCGCTACGTCGACCAGGGCGGCGAGCCGCGCCAGATCATCGACGCGCCGGGCGCCGGCACCGTCGAGCTGCGCGTCGAGGACACCGCCCGCGACGGGGTGGCCGCGCTCTTCGGCGCACAGTTCGAGCGGGGCTTCGACCTCGCCGCGGGCCCGCTGTGGCGCGCGCTGCTGGCCCGGGTGGCCGGCGAGGACCATGTCCTCCTTCTGACGATGCATCACATCACCTGCGACGGCTGGTCGACGGTGATCCTGGAACGGGAGCTGCGCGAGCTGTGCGCCGCCGACCGGGCCGGCCGCGCGCCGGACCTGCCCGAACTGCCCCTCCAGTACGCGGACTACGGCTCCTGGCAGGGTGCCCGCCTCACCGACGCCGTCGTCGAGGGCGAGCTGACCCACTGGCGCGCCGCCCTCGACGGCATCGCCCCGCTCGACCTGCCCGCCGACCACCCCCGCCCGGCGGTGCGTGATCCGCGCGGCGCGGTCGTACCGTTCCGCGTCGCCCCCGAACTCGCCGTCAAACTAGCCGAGTTGGGCCGAGCCCACGGCGCCACCCCGTTCATGACGCTGCTGACGGCGTACGCCACGCTGGTCGCCCGCCACACCGGCCAGTGGGACGTCCCGGTCGGCACCCCGGTGGCCGGCCGCACCCGGCCCGAGACCGAGAACATGGTCGGGTTCTTCCTCAACTCCCTCGTCGTACGCTGCGGCCTCACCGCGGACCTGGGCTTCACCGAGGCCCTGCGCCGGGTCAGGGACGCGGCCCGCGCCGCCCTCGTCCACCAGGAGCTGCCCTTCGAGCGGCTGGTCGAGGAGCTTCAGCCCGAGCGCGACCTGTCCCGCACCCCGCTCTACCAGGTGGCCTTCGACCTGCACAGCGAGGGCGTGACCAGCGTCGTCACCCATGACAGTGACCTGGCCGCGTTCGCCGAGGCCTGGCAGGTCGCGAAGACCGATCTGTCGCTGTTCATGCGGCAGACGCCCGACGGCTCCCTCGACGGGGTCCTCGAATACGCCACCTCGCTGTTCGAGCGGGGCACCGCCGAGCGCATGACCGGCCACTTCCTCACCCTCCTCGAACAGGTGGCCGAGCAGCCCGAGACCCCGCTCGGCGCTCTGGAGCTGCTCTCCGCCGACGAACGCCACCGCCTCCTCGTCGAGTGGAACGACACGGCCGAGGACACCGACGACCGTACGGTCTTCGAACGCTTCGAGGAGCAGGCCCGCAGCGCCCCCGAGCGCACCGCCCTGACCTTCGGCACCGAGACCGTGACGTACGGCGAACTGGACGCCGCGGCCAACCGGCTGGCGCAGCACCTGCGCACCCGCTGCGTGGGCGCCGAGTCACGCGTCGCGGTCCTGCTCGACCGGGGTCCCGAACTGGTCACCGCGCTGCTCGCGGTGTGGAAGGCGGGCGGCGCCTATGTGCCGGTCGACCCGTCCTACCCGGCCGAGCGCATCGCGGCGATGTGCGACACGGCGGGCGTACGCACGGCGGTGACCACCTCCGCGTACGCGGCCCGCTTCACCTCCTCCGGCACCCGCCTGCTGCTCCTGGACACGGACGCCGACGACATCGCCGGGCGCCCGGCCGCCGCGCCCGCCCGGACCAGGGACCCGCGACGGCTCGCGTACACCATCTTCACCTCGGGCTCGACCGGCACACCCAAGGGCGTCGAGGTCACCCACCAGGGTCTCGCCAACCACGTCGCCTGGGCGGCCCGCGAACTCGCCGGGCAGGACTACGGCGGCGGCGCCCTGTTCTCCTCGGCCGCCTTCGACCTCGTCGTCCCCAACCTGTGGGCGCCGCTGGTCACCGGGCAGCGGCTGTTCCTGCTGCCGCAGGACACCGACATGTCCGAGCTGGGCAAGCGGCTCGCGGAGGCCCAGCCGTTCAGCTTCGTCAAGCTGACCCCGGGCCACCTCGACATCCTCGCCCTCCAGCTCACCCCGGCCCAGGCGGGCGCGCTCGCGCCGGTGCTGGTGGTGGCGGGCGAGGCGTTCACCCGCGCCACCCTGGAGCGCTGGCGCGCACTCGCCCCGGACACCCGGCTGATCAACGAGTACGGGCCGACCGAGGCGTCCGTCGGCACGACGGTGTACGAGATTCCCGAGCATGCCGACGCCGACGTACTGCCCATCGGACGCCCGCTGCCCAACATGCGGGTGTACGTCCTCGACCCGGCGCTCCAGCCCGTCCCGGTCGGGGTCGCCGGCGAGCTGTACGTCGGCGGCACGGGTGTGGCGCGCGGCTACGCGAACCGCCCCGACCTGACGGCCGACCGCTTCCTGCCCGACCCGTACGGCACCGGCCCCGGCGCCCGCATGTACCGCACCGGCGACCTGGTCCGCCACCTCCCGGACGGGAACGTCGCGTTCCTCGGCCGGGTCGACGACCAGGTCAAGATCCGCGGCTATCGCGTCGAACTCGGCGAGATCCAGGCCGTGCTGACAGCGCACCCCGCCGTCCGCGACGCCGTCGTCACCGTGCACCGGCCCGAGAACGGCGAACCGACGCTGGCCGCCCACGTGGTGCCCGCCGACGCCGCCGCGCCGCTGCCCGACCTCGCCGCCCACTGCGCCGCACGCCTGCCCGAGTACATGATCCCGGCCACCTTCACCGCGCTCGACACGATCCCGGTCAACGCCAACGGCAAGGTCGACCGCAGCGCCCTGCCCGCGCCGGGACGGACCGCCGACGACGAGAGCCATGTCGCACCCAGCGGCCCCGTCGAGGAGCGCGTCGCCGAGATCTGGACCGAACTGCTCGGCGTCCAGGCCGGAGCACACGACAACTTCTTCCACATCGGCGGCAATTCGATCCTCGCGATCCGCCTGATCTCCCACCTCCAGCAGGAGTTCGAGATCGACTTCGCGGTCCGCACGGTCTTCGAGGGACCGACGGTCGCCCGTATCGCGGCCACCGTCGAGGAGCGCGTCACCGCCCAGATCGCCGCGCTCTCCGACGCCGACCTCCTCGACGACGCGGCCCGCACCGACACCACACACCTCACGAACAACCCAGCGCTGAAGGAGCACCAGGCATGA
- a CDS encoding MbtH family protein — MFNDEEQYSLWPAGRDLPAGWHAEGTEGSREECLARIAEVWTDMRPLSLRRHMHESSAA; from the coding sequence GTGTTCAACGACGAGGAGCAGTACTCGCTGTGGCCCGCCGGGCGTGACCTGCCGGCCGGCTGGCACGCCGAGGGCACCGAGGGCAGCCGCGAGGAGTGCCTGGCCCGGATCGCCGAGGTGTGGACCGACATGCGCCCGCTGAGCCTGCGCCGGCACATGCACGAGTCCTCCGCGGCCTGA
- the sbnB gene encoding 2,3-diaminopropionate biosynthesis protein SbnB, which produces MLILRRADVTDVLSGRETEIIDLVAETYRLHDEGQTSLPHSTFLRFPEEHHSRDRIIGLPAYRGGERPVAGMKWISSFPGNVAAGTDRASAAVVLNSLGNGHPVAFVEGAVISAKRTAASAALAARELTADNPPAAALLIGCGVINLEILRFLAAALPDLREAALYDTDPARAEAFAARCAEEVPGVKARPVTDLAAALGEHRLVSLATTAATPHMDLSACGPDTTVLHISLRDLTAEAVLGAVNVVDDADHVCRERTSLDLAQQATGNRDFVAAPIGALLRGTATLRRTADRPVVYSPFGLGVLDLALAEFVREEADRRGLGVRVEDFLPAFA; this is translated from the coding sequence ATGCTGATTCTCCGGCGCGCCGATGTGACGGACGTCCTGTCCGGCCGGGAGACGGAGATCATCGACCTCGTCGCCGAGACCTACCGGCTGCACGACGAGGGGCAGACGTCCCTGCCGCACTCGACGTTCCTGCGTTTCCCCGAGGAGCACCACAGCCGGGACCGGATCATCGGCCTGCCGGCCTACCGGGGCGGTGAGCGGCCCGTCGCCGGAATGAAGTGGATCTCCTCCTTCCCCGGCAACGTGGCCGCCGGCACCGACCGGGCCAGCGCCGCCGTCGTCCTCAACTCCCTCGGCAACGGGCACCCGGTGGCGTTCGTCGAGGGTGCGGTGATCTCCGCGAAGCGCACCGCCGCGAGCGCGGCGCTCGCCGCCCGGGAACTCACCGCGGACAACCCGCCCGCCGCCGCGCTGCTGATCGGCTGCGGTGTGATCAACCTGGAGATCCTGCGCTTCCTGGCCGCCGCCCTGCCGGACCTGCGCGAGGCCGCCCTGTACGACACGGACCCGGCCCGCGCCGAGGCCTTCGCCGCACGGTGCGCCGAGGAGGTCCCCGGGGTGAAGGCCCGTCCGGTGACCGACCTGGCCGCCGCGCTCGGCGAGCACCGCCTCGTCTCCCTCGCCACCACCGCCGCGACCCCGCACATGGACCTGTCGGCGTGCGGCCCGGACACCACCGTGCTGCACATCTCCCTGCGGGACCTGACCGCCGAGGCCGTCCTCGGGGCGGTCAACGTCGTCGACGACGCCGACCACGTGTGCCGCGAGCGCACCTCCCTCGACCTCGCCCAGCAGGCCACCGGCAACCGTGACTTCGTCGCCGCCCCGATCGGCGCCCTGCTGCGCGGCACGGCCACGCTCCGCCGCACCGCGGACCGGCCCGTCGTCTACTCCCCGTTCGGTCTGGGCGTGCTCGACCTGGCGCTCGCCGAGTTCGTGCGCGAGGAGGCCGACCGGCGCGGCCTCGGCGTACGCGTCGAGGACTTCCTGCCCGCCTTTGCCTGA
- a CDS encoding FkbM family methyltransferase: MTGTESAAAGGPVRQQLPEGPTVWCTNGPAAVAMWREMQPPGAYHRAAGRLRAGDTLLDIGANVGLMSVHCARACPGVRVVAAEPAPDLHACLRRNLADHAAPGWQAECAAVSDRPGLLRFTYYPDAPGNSGLYADPRADDEITLAFLRNSGVDAEDAEELVEGLHEGVEFTVPAVTASDLVRRHGIERVDLLKVDVERAELDVLLGLEEAHWSLVRAVVAEVHDEDGRLAAVLRLLHAHGFTVDVRQEPLLKGTALYDVEAERAV; this comes from the coding sequence ATGACCGGTACGGAGTCCGCGGCGGCCGGGGGACCGGTACGCCAGCAACTGCCCGAAGGACCCACCGTCTGGTGCACCAACGGGCCCGCCGCGGTGGCGATGTGGCGCGAGATGCAGCCGCCCGGCGCCTACCACCGGGCGGCCGGGCGGCTGCGGGCCGGCGACACCCTCCTCGACATCGGCGCCAACGTCGGCCTCATGTCGGTGCACTGCGCCCGCGCCTGCCCCGGCGTCCGCGTCGTCGCCGCCGAGCCCGCCCCCGACCTGCACGCCTGTCTGCGCCGCAACCTGGCCGACCACGCGGCGCCCGGCTGGCAGGCGGAGTGCGCGGCCGTCTCCGACCGCCCCGGACTCCTGCGTTTCACCTACTACCCCGACGCGCCGGGCAACTCCGGTCTCTACGCCGACCCGCGCGCCGACGACGAGATCACCCTGGCCTTCCTGCGCAACAGCGGAGTCGACGCCGAGGACGCCGAGGAACTCGTCGAGGGGCTGCACGAGGGCGTCGAGTTCACCGTGCCGGCCGTCACCGCCTCCGACCTGGTCCGCCGGCACGGCATCGAACGCGTCGACCTGCTGAAGGTCGACGTCGAGCGGGCCGAACTCGACGTGCTGCTCGGCCTCGAGGAAGCGCACTGGTCCCTCGTGCGCGCCGTCGTCGCCGAGGTGCACGACGAGGACGGCCGCCTGGCCGCCGTACTCCGGCTGCTGCACGCCCACGGCTTCACCGTCGACGTACGCCAGGAGCCGCTGCTCAAGGGCACCGCGCTGTACGACGTCGAGGCCGAACGGGCCGTATAG
- a CDS encoding condensation domain-containing protein codes for MSTGQEGLWLTHQLDPDSPAYNVVLAVRLRDRVRTEVLQEALTALVRRHELLRSRFPGTEQGPVRVTGPAEAVRLDVREVPDADDERLFLLAQRAGEEPFRIADEGAFRAVLLRRAPDDAVLVTATHHIVSDATSQWLLVRDLFAEYGARTGVETPDPLPVGTDWDQQVRAEREFIGSPRGARAAAYWRQVCAGLTAATLPTDRQRPPQRTLNGATVELALPERTAARLRDAAARHALTPFAWLLGTFQTALHRSGAGDGFLIGCPVTTRFTPRSREAVGYYVNALPMAAVFGPTTTLLETAQAAQRRLRTGLAHARHPVELLDTTAGRGPLFRISCTLVAADRLPVPGLYEGPVRLGGLRAELCDVPQQEGQLDLTVEVLQDSQGFKAVLRYNTDLFDAATVERFRDTWHRLIDVSLDAPGTRTADVELVAQDDLLFLLALGGVS; via the coding sequence ATGTCCACCGGCCAGGAAGGTCTCTGGCTCACCCATCAGCTGGACCCGGACAGCCCCGCGTACAACGTGGTCCTCGCGGTGCGCCTGCGGGACCGGGTGCGCACCGAGGTGCTCCAGGAGGCGCTCACCGCGCTCGTCCGCCGGCACGAACTGCTGCGTTCCCGCTTCCCCGGCACCGAGCAGGGCCCGGTGCGTGTCACCGGCCCGGCCGAGGCCGTACGGCTCGACGTGCGGGAGGTGCCGGACGCCGACGACGAGCGGCTCTTCCTGCTGGCCCAGCGCGCCGGCGAGGAGCCGTTCCGGATCGCCGACGAGGGCGCCTTCCGGGCGGTGCTGCTGCGCCGGGCCCCCGACGACGCCGTCCTCGTCACGGCCACCCACCACATCGTCAGCGACGCCACCTCGCAGTGGCTGCTGGTCCGTGACCTGTTCGCCGAGTACGGGGCGCGCACGGGAGTGGAGACGCCCGACCCGTTGCCCGTCGGTACCGACTGGGACCAACAAGTGCGTGCGGAGCGGGAGTTCATCGGATCCCCGCGCGGCGCGCGGGCCGCCGCGTACTGGCGGCAGGTGTGCGCGGGGCTGACCGCCGCCACCCTGCCCACCGACCGGCAGCGCCCGCCGCAGCGCACCCTGAACGGCGCCACCGTCGAGCTGGCGCTGCCCGAGCGCACCGCCGCCCGGCTGCGGGACGCCGCCGCGCGCCATGCGCTGACCCCGTTCGCCTGGCTGCTCGGCACGTTCCAGACGGCGCTGCACCGCTCCGGGGCGGGAGACGGCTTCCTCATCGGCTGCCCGGTCACCACCCGCTTCACCCCGCGCAGCAGGGAAGCGGTCGGCTACTACGTCAACGCCCTTCCCATGGCGGCCGTGTTCGGCCCGACGACCACGCTTCTGGAGACCGCGCAGGCCGCACAGCGCCGGCTGCGCACCGGTCTCGCCCACGCCCGTCATCCCGTCGAGCTCCTGGACACGACGGCCGGGCGCGGGCCGCTCTTCCGTATCTCCTGCACCCTCGTCGCCGCCGACCGGCTGCCCGTGCCGGGCCTCTACGAGGGACCCGTCCGGCTGGGCGGGCTGCGCGCCGAACTGTGCGACGTGCCGCAGCAGGAGGGCCAGCTCGACCTGACCGTCGAAGTCCTCCAGGACAGCCAGGGCTTCAAGGCGGTCCTGCGCTACAACACCGACCTGTTCGACGCGGCCACCGTGGAGCGCTTCCGCGACACCTGGCACCGCCTGATCGACGTCTCCCTCGACGCGCCCGGCACCCGGACCGCCGACGTGGAGCTCGTCGCCCAGGACGACCTGCTCTTCCTGCTCGCCCTCGGAGGCGTGTCATGA
- the sbnA gene encoding 2,3-diaminopropionate biosynthesis protein SbnA, whose product MPDKTFPGILSTVGNTPLVELERLLPDFGSRVFGKIERFNPGGSIKDRSALGMLLAGIRSGEVQPGRTVIIESSSGNLAVGLAQICRYFGLRFICVVDGKTTEQNLAILSAFRAEVEVVTERDELTGEFLPVRLRRVRELVAATPDAYWPNQYASLLNPKAHETTMREIEESLDGAVDFLFCSVSTFGTLRGCRDHIRARGLDTTIVAVDALGSAIFGLESTQRLIPGHGASVVPPLMDASAADEVVHISDLECVVACRRLIGREAVLAGGSSGATVAALWKIRHRIPEGSNCVLIFPDGGDRYLDTIYSDAWVNQNFGDVAHLWKD is encoded by the coding sequence GTGCCCGACAAAACGTTCCCAGGCATTCTGTCAACCGTAGGAAACACCCCACTTGTGGAATTGGAAAGGCTGCTGCCGGATTTCGGCTCCCGGGTATTCGGGAAGATCGAGAGGTTCAATCCGGGCGGCAGCATCAAGGACCGTTCCGCCCTCGGCATGCTGCTCGCCGGCATCCGCAGCGGCGAGGTGCAGCCCGGCCGTACCGTGATCATCGAGTCCAGCTCGGGCAATCTGGCCGTCGGACTGGCCCAGATCTGCCGCTACTTCGGACTGCGCTTCATCTGCGTGGTCGACGGCAAGACCACCGAGCAGAACCTCGCCATCCTCAGCGCGTTCCGGGCCGAGGTCGAGGTCGTCACCGAACGCGACGAGCTGACCGGCGAGTTCCTGCCCGTGCGGCTGCGCCGGGTGCGCGAGCTGGTGGCCGCGACGCCGGACGCGTACTGGCCCAACCAGTACGCGAGCCTGCTCAACCCCAAGGCGCACGAGACCACGATGCGGGAGATCGAGGAGTCCCTCGACGGTGCGGTCGACTTCCTCTTCTGCTCGGTCAGCACCTTCGGCACGCTGCGCGGCTGCCGTGACCACATCAGGGCCCGCGGCCTGGACACCACGATCGTCGCGGTGGACGCCCTGGGCAGCGCGATCTTCGGCCTCGAGTCCACCCAGCGGCTCATACCGGGGCACGGCGCCTCCGTGGTGCCGCCCCTGATGGACGCCTCGGCGGCCGACGAGGTGGTGCACATATCCGATCTGGAATGCGTCGTCGCCTGCCGCCGGCTCATCGGTCGTGAAGCGGTCCTCGCGGGCGGCTCGTCCGGGGCGACCGTCGCCGCGCTGTGGAAGATCCGGCACCGCATTCCGGAGGGCTCGAACTGCGTCCTCATATTCCCCGACGGCGGCGACCGCTATCTCGACACCATCTATTCCGACGCCTGGGTGAACCAGAACTTCGGAGACGTCGCACACCTGTGGAAGGACTGA
- a CDS encoding acyl carrier protein: MTETTTAVTSPEAIRSWLTERVASYLERPAADIDAGAQLAELGLDSVYALSLCGDVEDHFGLVVEPTMAWDHPTVDAITAFLAAELAA, encoded by the coding sequence ATGACCGAGACCACCACCGCCGTCACCTCCCCGGAGGCGATCCGATCCTGGCTCACCGAGCGCGTCGCCTCCTACCTGGAGCGCCCCGCCGCCGACATCGACGCTGGCGCGCAGCTCGCCGAGCTCGGCCTCGACTCGGTGTACGCCCTGTCCTTGTGCGGCGACGTCGAGGACCACTTCGGTCTGGTCGTCGAGCCGACCATGGCCTGGGACCACCCGACGGTCGACGCCATCACCGCGTTCCTGGCGGCCGAACTGGCCGCGTAG